The nucleotide sequence CTGGAGATCCGATGGCGAAAACCATCAATGGAATCCTGAAACAATTTCACTTTTGCAGCATGCGGTAAGAAGCAATGATTACGCTATTTATAAAAAATATTCAGAAATTGTTAATGATACCGAAAAGAATTATGGACTTATACGTTCATATCTAAAATTTAAAGAAAGAAAAAGTATTCCAATAGAAGAAGTTGAACCGGCTGAAAATATTGTAAAAAGATTTGCGACAGGTGCAATGAGCTACGGTTCAATTTCTAAAGAGGCACATGAAACTTTGGCAATTGCAATGAATAGACTCGGAGGATTTTCTAACACTGGCGAAGGCGGTGAAGATCCCGAAAGATATACGGTTGACCAAAATGGAAATTTAAAACGCAGCAGGATTAAGCAAATTGCACAAGGCAGATTTGGAGTTACTATAGAATATTTGGTTAATGCCGATCAGCTTCAAATTAAAATGGCGCAGGGAGCAAAACCCGGCGAAGGCGGGCAATTACCAGGTGAAAAGGTAAGTGAAGAAATTGCAAAAACGCGTCACACAACGCCAGGCGTTGGCTTAATTTCACCGCCGCCGCATCATGATATTTATTCAATTGAAGATTTAGCACAGCTAATTTATGATTTGAAAAAATCCAATCCGCAAGCTCAAGTAAGCGTTAAACTTGTCTCTGAAGCCGGAGTTGGAACAGTAGCCGCGGGCGTTTCAAAAGGAAAAGCAGATCATTTATTGATCTCAGGATATGAGGGCGGAACCGGTGCTTCACCAATTACTTCAATTAAACACGCCGGATTGCCGATGGAATTAGGCATCGCCGAAACACAGCAAGTTTTGGTTTTAAATGATTTAAGAAGAAGAATTAGAATTCAAGTTGACGGACAATTAAAAAGCGGAAGAGATGTTGTTATTGCCGCAATTCTTGGAGCAGATGAATTTGGTTTCGCAACTTCAGCTTTAATTTCAATGGGCTGTATAATGTTAAGAAAATGTCATTTAAACGCTTGCTCGGTCGGTATTGCGACTCAAGATCAACAGCTAAGAAATGAATTTAAAGGAAAACCGGAACACGTAATAAATTATTTTATGTTCATTGCCCAAGAAGTAAGAGAAATTATGGCTCAATTGGGAATAAAATATTTTGACGATTTAATCGGCAAACCTGAACTTTTAGAAAAGAAACAGAAAATTGATCATTGGAAAGCAAAGTATATTGATTTAAGAAGCGTGCTTCATAAAACCGACGTGCCTATTAAAATGAAGGTTCATCATTCAGACACGCAAAGACACAATCTAGAAAAATCTCTTGATAACAAGCTTATTGAGTCGTGTAAAAAAGCAATTAATAAAAAAATTCCGGTAAGATTCAGCTGCGATATAAATAACGGGAACAGAACTGTTGGAACGATGTTAAGCTCTGTAATTGCAAAAAAATATGGATTGAAAGGTTTACCGGAAGATACAATTCAAATAGACTTTGAAGGAACCGCAGGTCAAAGTTTCGGCGCGTTTCTAAGCAAGGGTATTACTTTCAATTTAGAAGGCGATGCAAATGATTATGTTGGAAAAGGACTTTCAGGCGGAAAAATTATCATTAGACCGCAGGAAGATTCATTATTAATTCCAGAAGAAAATATTATAGTCGGCAACGTTGTAATGTACGGCGCAATTTCCGGAGAAGTGTTTATTAATGGAAAAGCGGGTGAACGATTTGCCGTTAGAAACAGCGGAGCAAATGTTGTTGTTGAAGGAATTGGCGATCACGGATGTGAATATATGACCGGCGGAAGAGTTGTTGTATTAGGAAAAACAGGAAGAAATTTTGCAGCAGGAATGAGCGGCGGAATTGCTTACGTTTGGGATATTGAAAATAATTTTAAGAGTTTATGCAATAATGAAATGGTTGATTTATATCCGGTTGAAACTCAAGAAGATAAAGATGAAGTAAGAAATTTAATAATAAAACATTTTCAATACACAAAAAGTAAAGTAGCAAAAAAAGTATTGGATAACTGGATGGAAGTTCAGCCTCAATTTGTTAAAATATTTCCTAAAGATTACCAAAAAGTCTTGGCAAAATTAAAAAAAGAAAATAAAATTGAAGAAGTTTTAGTTGAAACTAAGGATTAGATATGGGCGAAGTTAAAGGATTTATCAAATATAAAAGAAGTGATTTTCACAAACAAAATATTAGCGAGCGAGTTAATCATTGGAATGAATTTATTATTCCATTAAATGAAGATGAACTTAAATTGCAAGGCGCACGCTGTATGGATTGCGGAATTCCATTTTGTCAATCCGGTTGTCCAATAAATAATATTATTCCCGATTGGAATGATCTTGTTTATAAAAATAATTGGAAGGACGCATATTACAGATTATCGCGTACTAATAATTTTCCCGAATTTACAGGAAGAGTATGTCCCGCACCGTGTGAAAATTCTTGTACTTTGGCTATCAATAGAGATGCTGTAACAATTAAAAATATTGAGCTGTCAATTATTGAAAAAGCTTACAGCGAAGGTTTTGTTAAAGCAAAAAATATAAAAACAAGAAGCGGTAAAAAAGTTGCAGTAGTCGGTTCTGGTCCTGCAGGACTTGCAACCGCCGATCAACTTAATAAATCAGCGCATGAAGTAACTGTTTTTGAGAAAAATGAATTTATAGGCGGTTTATTAACTCTAGGAATTCCAAATTTTAAATTAGATAAATCTGTAGTTCAGCGAAGAGTAAAATTAATGGAAGAAGAAGGTGTGATATTTAAAACAAACATTGAAATCGGAAAGGATATTTTATTATCTGAATTGGTTGAAAAATTTGACGCAGTTGTATTAGCCGGCGGAGCTGAACAACCCAGAAATCTTCCTGTAGAAGGAAGAAATTTAAATGGGATTCATTTTGCTATGGAATTTCTTACCCAGCAGAATAGAACAAATCTTGGTCATTCTTTTAATGGAAATAAAATTAGTGCGGAAGGTAAGAACGTAATTGTAATTGGCGGTGGCGATACAGGTTCCGATTGCGTTGGAACTGCAAGACGTCAAGGTGCAAAATCAATAATTAATCTTGAATTATTACCTCAGCCGCCGGCAGTTAGAAGCGCGGATAATCCTTGGCCTCAGTGGGCATTTATTGAAAGAACTTCATCCTCTCATGAAGAAGGAGCAGAAAAGGTTTATGCGGTAATGACAAAGAAATTTTCTGGTAAAAATAATAAAGTAGAAAAACTTCATTTAATTAAATTGCAGTTTGGAGAAAAAAATCCTCAAACCGGCTTTAGGAATATGAGCGAAATTCCAGGCTCGGAATTTTCATTAGATGCGGATTTAGTACTGCTGGCAATGGGTTTTACCGGACCAATTAAAAATAAATTAATTACCGAACTTGATATTGAATTGGATGAAAGAAGTAATATTAAAACCGATGAACATAGAATGACAAACATTCCCGGAATATTTGCGGCAGGCGATATGAGAAGGGGACAATCATTAGTTGTTTGGGCAATTAATGAAGGCAGAAAAACAGCCGAGTTTGTAGATAAATATATTACGGCGTAATTCAATTTATTATTAAAATATTTTGGTTATAGAATTCCTTAATTCTTTTTAAAGCATTGTTTAATGCAGAATTTTGTTTTGTATTTGGCTTTGAAAAAAAATCAAATTCTATTTCTATGTTTTGCTTTTTTATTGTTCTTTTCCAATATCCAAAAATTTGATTATTAAAAATTATCGCATTTTTGTAAGTCAAATCTATTTTAATGTTTTTGGATTTTGCGTACTCAAATATTGAATCACGATTTTTATAACCATAAATCATTTCATCGAATAATGGCAGTAAAATAAATTTATTTTCTGTTTTTATTTCTATTGATCCGGCAGCAAAATAATATTCTGAATCGTCTAAAATAAAACTCTGCAGAATATTTTTATTTATATCAATTCCCTTTTTACAATCCGTAATTGTTAATCCTGACCAAGTTGAAAAATCATATGCCGTTGCGGGTCCTCGACTTATAAAATATCTTTTCGTCAATTCTGCCAGAGCTTCGTCTTTGTCAAGTTCTATCGAGTCTTTACATCTTTCATCAATAATAGCATATGTTTGATTTTTATCCTTTGGCTTTCCGCTGCATATTATTCCACAAAGTTCGGCATTCATTAAAATATGAGGCAGTCTTTGACCGTCCGTATTTATTTTGCTATGATTTAATTTCCCACGAATTTCATTTCTCGTCAATTCATTTTTATTTGATAAACTTTTCTCAATTATTTTATTGCATTTAACTAAAGTCTTTGCGTCCAGCTCAAGATTCTTATATCTGGTTGAATTAACTTTTTGAATACGCGGCGCGGTTAACATTATCAACCATTTTATATCTTTGGAATTAACCAAATGCCAGGTAGGTCTCAACAAATGTGTTCTTACAATATTTCCCGAGATAAATTCTTCTTCAATATTATTATCATTTAAATGCTGCAGTCTTAATCCAATTCCCCATTTAGTCTGAATATATTCTTGACCTTGAACGGCGGCAAAATATTCAACTAATTTTTCTGCGGTTTTAATTTTTGAAGAAATTAACTGCTGATTGATAATTCTTAATGATGCGATCTCGGCGTGATTCATTCTCAATGATTATTATTCTTTATATATTCGGTAATCGGTATTTCATCAATATAAATATTTTTAATAATTGCATTTCCATTTTTTACGGAAACTAAAGCATAAGTAATTTTGTTTGTATCAATTATGGAATTGTTGTATATAATTTCTGCTTTGCCGGCTTTGGTTTCTTCCATATAATATCTATCAAAAGGGTAAATTACTGTTACTTTATTTTGAAACACCATTGTAATTTTTGACTTAACAAAATCAATAGTTGTTTCCGGCTTTTCCTTTTGTATTGATTTTATTTTAGCGAATCCATTTTCATCATTTTCAAAACTCACAAAAATCGTTTCGCCATTTGCCCAATCATTAGAGTTATTTACATTTATGGAATTTTCTTTGAATTGAAGAAATATATACTTGCCTCTAAATGGATCGATAGGATCTATTGGAGCTGTTCTGAATTTAAACTCTTTCCCATCTGCTAAAATATCTTCGCTGTCATAAATTATTTTAGCCGGAACAAAAAGCTGAACTATGACAACAATTAAAAAAATTACGAATAATATTTTTTTATTTAACATTCGATCTTCTCTTTTTCAACATCCAAAAATTTGAAAGGAAAAATCCAATTCCTACTACAATAAAAATAATTCCACGCGTTACGAATGATAAATCGGTATCAAAAAATCTGCATGCTATTAAAGATGTTACTATCAATAATCCATAATTTAATATTCCCAAATGATTTTGATCTGTTCCTCTTTTAATAGTAATAATTCCGATTGATAATGTTAATAAATTTATAAGAACTACAGATATATGAGTATAAAAACCTATAAAAAATATTAAAATAAAAACTACAAACATTAAGCTGCCCCAATCAAATTCTTTTTGAGATTTGCTTTTAAAGATTTTGATAAAGAAGTAAAATGAAATTGCCGAAATAATAATTGTAGAGATCAGTTCAGGAGAAAAAATCACTGCATTAAATTGGAAACTTTTATTTTGCAAATCATTCCAAAACCATTCGAAACTTAGAATTAAGAGAATTACTATTATGCCAAGTGAACCAAAAAATGTATAACCATTTACTTTTGATTTTGTATTCTTAGCAAAGTTTAAATTCCCTATTATTTGAAATAACGAGAATAAGCTGAAATAAGCTAGGAACATGAATTCTTCAAACTTATTTGCAACAATTCCTAAGGATATTATAATTGATAGTGGAATGAACCAATTATGTAGATTCAAAAAATTACTTTGCGGATCTCTTTTAATTAAAGAATAATAATGGGGCATTAAAATTAAAAGCAAGATCCAATAGTAAATTGATTCACTTGTAGGAAAAGACCAATAACCGTTTTCGCAAGCATAAAATGTTATTCCAATAAGATAAAGAAGTGAACCGGTTGAAGATCTCATTAAATATATAATTGGAAAGAATATAAGCATCCAAGTGATTATAAATAAACTGAGATCACTATGTAGGTTGTATATTTGACCTATTAAAGAAATGTTTGCGCCAATTGCGAAAAATAAAAATGTAGAGCCGCTTTCTTTCCATACAATATTTTCATGTTTTTTGAAAAAAGAATATCCGCAAAGAATTTGTCCGGTAAATAACGGAATAAATGAAACTATAAGTTTTGTGGTTTTGGAAAACAAATCCCAATTATGAGCGACAATTAAAATTATACCAAGACCTATAAGCAACGCGCCAAGAACACCAAAGATCAAAAGAGTTTTACTATAAGTTTTATTTCCTTTTTCTTTATAATAATTTTGAATTTTTTCAGCTGTTTCCTGGGAAATTACATTTGCGTTGACCAACTCTGATATTTCCTTTAGTAAACTCATAGAGTTAATTCATAATTTGAGTTTGAGAGACCGCAGGTGTCGGATCATTTTCTTTAATTCTTTTACGGCAAATTTGTTCAATTTCAAAAACGTTGGGAATGCCCGAAATGTATATTGTATCCGGAACATATCTGCTTCCGCTGTTTTTACTGCTGACCATTTTGCCGGTTCTCATCTGCAGAGAAATATTTCCGCTAAATTCATTGCCGCTGACTTCAATATCACCGGAAAATTGCTCCCAGTCAATTGATCTGATTCTTCCATTTTGAAGCCCAATTAATCTTAATGGCGTACCAACAAAAAAACCACCTTTTTTGAAAAGAGAATAAAAACCGCCGGATAACATACCAATACCAATTAAAACAAAAAATCCAATAACTAATGCCGGAACAAGTACGGGTCCTAAATTATCCGGACTTGCGACTGTCGGTGTACCGTTTGAAGTGAAATGAACTTCTTCGCCTACAAATAAAGGTCCTAAAAACGCTAATACAAAAATACTGGTAAATGCTGTCCATACAGTCCCAAAAATAATTAAACCAATTGAAGATTTAACCGGTTTATCTCGTTTAGCTTTTACGGAAAAATCAATTTGTTCGTTGCCAATATTAGATAATAAATTTTGCGGTAGATCGGGTGAATTTAACATAATTAAATTTCCAAAAATTATGATTATGATATTTAATGGAATTTTATGAATTTGTAAAGAAGTAAATAGATAGGAAAAATAATATTTTTTAACTAATTGCTAAATCCGACATCTGATAATATTCTAAATTTAATTACAGAAATTAATGCAATTAAATATTACTTGAGTATTAAAATCGAATTAAATCATAGATTTTTATTTATTTTCGATTTCAAGTAATTCTTTTTTTCTCCATATTCCGCCCCCATAACCAGTAAGATTTCCATCGCTGCCAATTACTCTATGGCAAGGAATTAAAATTGCAATTTTATTCATTCCGTTTGCATTTGCAACGGCTCTTACTGCCGTTGGTTTATCGATTTGTTCTGCAATTTCTTTGTAACTTTTTGTTTTTCCAAATGGAATTTCCAAGAGTTTATTCCAAACAGTATTTTGAAAAATCGTTCCTGAAGCAGCAAGCGGAATAGTAAATTCTTTTCTATTTCCATCAAAATATTCATGCAGCTGATTTTCCAAATTTATTAAATGATTGCTATTTCCTTGTAATATTTTTGCATTGAAATATTTTGAGATTTGTTTCAATTCTGTTTCAAGCATTTTACGATCGGAAAATTCCAACAAGCAAATTCCGTCTTTTGTTGAACATGCGATCATGGTTCCTAATTTTGTTTCAATTCTTTTAAGTTCAATAACATTTTTAGTTTTGCTATTACCTGGCGAACTTTCAAAAACAGACTTAAAAGAATCATTAAAACCACTTAAAGAATTATAACCGGAATCAAAAGCAGATTCCGTAATACTTTTTCCATTTTGAATTTTTTTAAATGCATTATTTATTCTTAGCATTCTTTGGTATGCGTGAAAGGTAATTCCATGATTTTTTAAAAACCATCTTCTAATCTTATTTGGCTCAATCCCTTTTTTTACCAGATCAAAATCTTTAATTTTTTGCGATGGATTTTCATTTAGTTCGTTTAATATATTTTTAATTTCAATTGGTGTCGTATTTAATTTTTCTAATGGATTGCAAACCTTACAAGGTCTATAACCCCTTAGTATTGCTTCTTTTGATGTTTTATAAAATTCCACATTCTCAATTTTAGGTTTTCTTGCTGTGCATGTCGGTCTGCAAAAAATGCCGGTAGTTTTAACAGCAGTAAAAAATATACCTTCAAACGACGCATCTTTTTCGAATGCAGCTTTGTACATAATTTTGTGTGTTAGTTCCATTTATAAAACCTAAAATATACTTTTAAAATTTTGATCTGTTAATATTTCATTCATTTTATTTTCCATTTGCGAATAGACAAAATCATTAATAAAATTTCCCATACTAATTCTTTTAACACCTATATATGAAAGAATTTTAAAATCCGGCAAATTTGGCATACACATAACGTTAACAGGCAATTTTGTTTAATTAACCAATTCTTCAATTTCTCTAATATTAGTTATACAAGGAATAAAAATTCCATTAATATTGTTACTCTCATACATGTGGATTCTTTTTATTGTCTCGTTAAATTTGTTCTCAAGATTTAGTAAATAAGTGTCAGTTCTAACATTAATAAAAATATTTATATTTTCTTGGTTCAGCATTTTAAAAAGTTGATTTAATCTATCAGTAAATATATCTGCAGATAAAATTGATCTATTTGAATTTACTACAATTGAATCTTCAATATTTATTCCGGCAATTCCAATTTCAGCAAGTCTTTTGATATTAGAAAATATATTATCAATATTAATCCCGAAACCAGCTTCTAAATCGACCGATAAAGGTATGGTTGTATTCTCAGATATTTTCTTAACCAAGTAAAAATATTCATCGAATGAAATATTTTCACCATCAGCATAGCCTAGTGAATTTGCAATTGCCGCACTCGATGTTCCTATTGCATTAAATTTCAGTTTTTCATAAATCTTTGCACTTTGAACATTCCAGACATTTCCAAGCAAAAGAGGTTTGTCGGATTTATGTAGCTGTAAAAAATTATCATATTGCGATATCATTATTTTTCCTTTCATAAATTGTAATAGAAAAAATAACTATGAGTGTTTTTCTAGGCTACCGAAAACTTAACAAGTAATTTTTAAATAATATAAATAAGAGAAGCGATTATTTTTAAAAAAACTATAGTTGTTTAATCCAGCTATTTATTAGCGAAGA is from Ignavibacteriota bacterium and encodes:
- a CDS encoding AlkZ family DNA glycosylase; the protein is MNHAEIASLRIINQQLISSKIKTAEKLVEYFAAVQGQEYIQTKWGIGLRLQHLNDNNIEEEFISGNIVRTHLLRPTWHLVNSKDIKWLIMLTAPRIQKVNSTRYKNLELDAKTLVKCNKIIEKSLSNKNELTRNEIRGKLNHSKINTDGQRLPHILMNAELCGIICSGKPKDKNQTYAIIDERCKDSIELDKDEALAELTKRYFISRGPATAYDFSTWSGLTITDCKKGIDINKNILQSFILDDSEYYFAAGSIEIKTENKFILLPLFDEMIYGYKNRDSIFEYAKSKNIKIDLTYKNAIIFNNQIFGYWKRTIKKQNIEIEFDFFSKPNTKQNSALNNALKRIKEFYNQNILIIN
- a CDS encoding glutamate synthase subunit beta, producing the protein MGEVKGFIKYKRSDFHKQNISERVNHWNEFIIPLNEDELKLQGARCMDCGIPFCQSGCPINNIIPDWNDLVYKNNWKDAYYRLSRTNNFPEFTGRVCPAPCENSCTLAINRDAVTIKNIELSIIEKAYSEGFVKAKNIKTRSGKKVAVVGSGPAGLATADQLNKSAHEVTVFEKNEFIGGLLTLGIPNFKLDKSVVQRRVKLMEEEGVIFKTNIEIGKDILLSELVEKFDAVVLAGGAEQPRNLPVEGRNLNGIHFAMEFLTQQNRTNLGHSFNGNKISAEGKNVIVIGGGDTGSDCVGTARRQGAKSIINLELLPQPPAVRSADNPWPQWAFIERTSSSHEEGAEKVYAVMTKKFSGKNNKVEKLHLIKLQFGEKNPQTGFRNMSEIPGSEFSLDADLVLLAMGFTGPIKNKLITELDIELDERSNIKTDEHRMTNIPGIFAAGDMRRGQSLVVWAINEGRKTAEFVDKYITA
- a CDS encoding GDYXXLXY domain-containing protein gives rise to the protein MLNKKILFVIFLIVVIVQLFVPAKIIYDSEDILADGKEFKFRTAPIDPIDPFRGKYIFLQFKENSINVNNSNDWANGETIFVSFENDENGFAKIKSIQKEKPETTIDFVKSKITMVFQNKVTVIYPFDRYYMEETKAGKAEIIYNNSIIDTNKITYALVSVKNGNAIIKNIYIDEIPITEYIKNNNH
- a CDS encoding DUF2157 domain-containing protein, producing MSLLKEISELVNANVISQETAEKIQNYYKEKGNKTYSKTLLIFGVLGALLIGLGIILIVAHNWDLFSKTTKLIVSFIPLFTGQILCGYSFFKKHENIVWKESGSTFLFFAIGANISLIGQIYNLHSDLSLFIITWMLIFFPIIYLMRSSTGSLLYLIGITFYACENGYWSFPTSESIYYWILLLILMPHYYSLIKRDPQSNFLNLHNWFIPLSIIISLGIVANKFEEFMFLAYFSLFSLFQIIGNLNFAKNTKSKVNGYTFFGSLGIIVILLILSFEWFWNDLQNKSFQFNAVIFSPELISTIIISAISFYFFIKIFKSKSQKEFDWGSLMFVVFILIFFIGFYTHISVVLINLLTLSIGIITIKRGTDQNHLGILNYGLLIVTSLIACRFFDTDLSFVTRGIIFIVVGIGFFLSNFWMLKKRRSNVK
- a CDS encoding bifunctional transcriptional activator/DNA repair protein Ada; this encodes MELTHKIMYKAAFEKDASFEGIFFTAVKTTGIFCRPTCTARKPKIENVEFYKTSKEAILRGYRPCKVCNPLEKLNTTPIEIKNILNELNENPSQKIKDFDLVKKGIEPNKIRRWFLKNHGITFHAYQRMLRINNAFKKIQNGKSITESAFDSGYNSLSGFNDSFKSVFESSPGNSKTKNVIELKRIETKLGTMIACSTKDGICLLEFSDRKMLETELKQISKYFNAKILQGNSNHLINLENQLHEYFDGNRKEFTIPLAASGTIFQNTVWNKLLEIPFGKTKSYKEIAEQIDKPTAVRAVANANGMNKIAILIPCHRVIGSDGNLTGYGGGIWRKKELLEIENK